The following proteins are co-located in the Salvelinus fontinalis isolate EN_2023a chromosome 41, ASM2944872v1, whole genome shotgun sequence genome:
- the LOC129840279 gene encoding tyrosine-protein phosphatase non-receptor type 4-like isoform X3, which translates to MTSRSRLPAGSNDNVRASELAQDRQHTEVVCNVLLLDNTVQAFKVNKHDQGQVLLDVVFKHLELTERDYFGLQLADDSSDSQRWLDPIKPIRKQLKSRSPHNLNFRVKFFVTDPNKLQEEYTRYQYFLQIKQDILSGRLPCPYITATLLASYAVQSELGDYSQDENLPGYLSGYSFIPNAPHDFEKEIAKQHQQHKGLPPAQSEFNYLNTARTLELYGVELHYARDQSNTEILIGVMSTGIVVYKNRVRINCFPWLQIVKISFKCRQFFIQLRRELNESREALLAFNMVNYRACKNLWKACVEHHTFFRLDRPLPPQKNFFAHVFQLGSKYRYCGRTEVQSVQYGKEKGIKDRVFARSPSKPLVRRLMDGGMDWESVSRNSRASLSDDRLETQSLPTRSPPGTPNHRNSKFAQERLRPSSVGHLLDHVNYHDHASPCQTFTNHKSASSTQANSISLDSTPSPDSTIDGQPPALPPKQTRRPLSSQSQSHSQQELDNHINELYDTPLSEDKTMPNGVLPHDNLVFIKMCPDEQGRFGFNVKGGLDQKMPVIVSRVAPGTAADLCVPRLNEGDQVVLINGQDISEHTHDQVVMFIKASCEESDSGELNLLVRPNAMYDLVEEEKLEDGDTESNYQYSPERAPQDQPQDQPDHHPSCWRDSILQLKEGLSTGAVQQQFDQLYRKRPGLTMSCAKLPQNISKNRYRDISPYDATRVILKGKDGDYINANYINMVIPAPSAVNRYIACQGPLPATCSDFWRMTWEQGSGMVVMLTTQVERGRVKCHQYWPNPGAIATHGDFQVSCVTEEEQSAFLVREITLTHLESEESRSLTQIQYMAWPDHGVPDDYTDFLDFVSLVRRKRGGKEEPVIVHCSAGIGRTGVLITMETAMCLIECNQPVYPLDIVRAMRDQRAMMIQTPSQYRFVCEAILKVYEEELVQPLTPTKPLTPVESLPPTKPLTPIESLMPTKPLTPVESLTPTKPLTTTKPLTPIESLTPTKPLTPIESLMPTKPLTPIESLTPTKPLTPVESLTPTKPLAPVESLMPTKPLTTTKPLTPVESLTATMPLTLVESLTPTKPLTPVESLMPTKPLTPVESLTPTKPLTPVESLMPTMPLTPVESLTPTKPLTPVESLMPTKPLTPVESLTPTKLLTPVESLMPTKPLTPVESLMPTKPLTPVESLMPTKPLTPVESLMPIKHLTPVESLTPTKPLTPVESLMPTKPLTPVESLMPTKPLTPVEFLTPTKPLTPVEYLTPTKPLTPVESLTPTKLLTPVESLRPTKTLTPVESLTPTKPLIPVESLTPTKPLTTTKPLTPVESLTPTKPLTPIESLTPTKPLTTTKPLTPVESLTPTKPLTPVQSLTPTKPLTPVESLTPTKPLTPVESLTPTKPLTPVESLMPTKPLTPIESLTPTKPLTTVESLMPTKPLTPVESLTPTKPLTPVESLTPTKPLTPVESLTPTKPLTPVESLTPTKPLTPVESLTPTKPLTPVEYLTPTKPLTPVESLTPTKPLTPVESLTPTKPLTTLEPLTPTEPEVETERVGFIPPGTD; encoded by the exons AAGCACGATCAAGGACAGGTCCTGCTGGATGTAGTGTTCAAACACCTGGAGCTGACGGAGAGAGACTACTTCGGCCTACAGTTGGCCGACGACTCCTCAGACAGTCAG AGGTGGCTGGATCCAATCAAACCGATTAGAAAGCAATTAAAAA GTCGGTCTCCACACAACTTGAATTTTAGGGTTAAATTCTTTGTAACCGACCCCAATAAACTTCAGGAGGAGTATACAAG GTACCAGTACTTTTTGCAGATTAAACAGGACATACTTAGTGGAAG GCTGCCGTGTCCATACATCACAGCCACTCTTCTTGCTTCATACGCTGTTCAGT ctGAGCTAGGGGACTACAGTCAGGACGAGAACTTGCCCGGCTACCTCTCCGGATACTCTTTCATCCCCAACGCACCACATGACTTTGAGAAAGAGATTGCCAAACAGCATCAGCAACACAA GGGACTGCCTCCTGCCCAGTCAGAGTTCAATTATCTAAACACAGCACGGACGCTAGAGCTCTATGGAGTCGAATTGCACTATGCGAGG GATCAAAGCAACACTGAGATTTTAATCGGAGTGATGTCAACTGGGATTGTCGTCTATAAGAACAGGGTACGAATCAACTGCTTTCCATG GCTACAGATTGTAAAGATCTCGTTTAAATGTCGACAGTTTTTTATTCAACTCAGAAGAGAATTG aaTGAGAGCCGTGAGGCGCTCTTAGCCTTTAACATGGTGAACTACCGAGCCTGTAAGAACCTATGGAAGGCCTGTGTAGAGCACCACACCTTCTTCAGACTGGACCGACCCTTACCACCACAGAAGAACTTCTTTGCACATGTCTTCCAACTGGGCTCCAAGTACCGCTACTG TGGTAGGACAGAGGTGCAGTCTGTCCAGTACGGCAAGGAGAAGGGCATCAAGGACAGGGTGTTCGCCAG GTCTCCCAGTAAGCCATTGGTGCGGCGgctgatggatggagggatggactgGGAGTCAGTCAGCCGGAACTCCAGGGCCTCTCTGTCTGACGACCGCCTGGAGACCCAGAGCCTGCCCACACGCTCCCCACCAGGCACCCCCAACCA CAGGAACTCCAAGTTTGCACAAGAGCGCCTGCGGCCGTCCTCCGTGGGACACCTGCTGGACCATGTGAACTACCACGACCATGCCTCGCCCTGCCAAACGTTTACCAATCACAAGTCAGCCTCCTCAACCCAGGCCAACTCCATCAGCCTAGATTCTACCCC GTCGCCAGACTCGACCATCGACGGCCAGCCGCCCGCTCTGCCCCCTAAGCAGACTAGGAGGCCTCTGTCCAGCCAGTCCCAGTCCCACTCTCAGCAGGAGTTGGACAACCACATCAATGAGCTGTATGACACGCCTCTGTCAGAAGACAAGACTATG CCCAATGGAGTGCTTCCTCATGACAATCTGGTGTTCATTAAAATGTGCCCCGACGAACAAGGACGATTTGGATTCAATGTGAAGGGTGGGCTGGACCAGAAGATGCCTGTGATCGTGTCCCGAGTGGCCCCGGGAACAGCG GCTGACCTGTGTGTTCCCCGGCTGAACGAGGGAGACCAGGTGGTTCTGATTAACGGTCAGGACATCTCAGAGCACACCCACGACCAGGTGGTCATGTTCATCAAGGCCAGCTGTGAGGAGAGCGACTCAGGAGAGCTGAACCTGCTGGTCAGACCCAACg ccaTGTATGacctggtggaggaggagaagctgGAGGATGGGGATACGGAGTCTAACTACCAGTACTCCCCAGAGAGGGctccccaggaccagccccaggaccagccagaccACCACCCATCCTGCTGGAGAGACTCCATACTACAGCTGAAAGAAGGCTTGAGCACTGGGGCCGTACAGCAACAGTTTGAT CAACTCTACCGGAAAAGGCCCGGATTGACAATGTCATGTGCCAAATTACCTCAGAACATTTCCAAAAATCGATATCGAGACATTTCACCGT ATGATGCAACCAGGGTTATTCTGAAGGGCAAGGATGGGGACTATATCAATGCAAATTACATCAAT ATGGTGATCCCAGCGCCCAGTGCTGTAAACCGTTACATCGCGTGCCAGGGCCCGCTGCCCGCCACCTGCTCTGACTTCTGGAGGATGACTTGGGAACAGGGCTCCGGCATGGTGGTCATGCTCACCacgcaggtggagagaggacgg GTGAAGTGTCATCAGTATTGGCCCAACCCTGGTGCCATCGCTACCCATGGGGACTTCCAGGTGTCCTGTGTGACAGAAGAAGAGCAATCAGCATTCCTGGTCAGAGAGATAACTCTCACACACCTGGAG AGTGAGGAGAGCAGGTCGCTGACTCAGATCCAGTACATGGCCTGGCCTGACCACGGTGTTCCAGACGACTACACTGACTTCCTGGACTTTGTCAGTCTGGTCCGCAGAAAGAGGGGGGGCAAGGAGGAGCCAGTGATCGTACACTGCAG CGCTGGGATTGGTCGGACGGGGGTGCTCATCACCATGGAAACAGCCATGTGTTTGATTGAGTGCAATCAGCCCGTGTATCCGCTGGATATCGTGAGGGCAATGAGAGACCAGAGGGCCATGATGATCCAGACTCCG AGCCAGTACAGGTTTGTCTGTGAGGCGATACTCAAGGTGTACGAGGAGGAGCTGGTCCAACCGCTGACGCCCACAAAGCCCCTGACACCCGTAGAGTCTCTGCCGCCCACAAAGCCCCTGACACCCATAGAGTCTCTGATGCCTACAAAGCCCCTGACACCTGTAGAGTCTCTGACGCCCACAAAACCCCTGACAACCACAAAGCCCCTGACACCCATAGAGTCTCTGACACCCACAAAGCCCCTGACACCCATAGAGTCTCTGATGCCTACAAAGCCCCTGACACCCATAGAGTCTCTGACGCCCACAAAGCCCCTCACACCCGTAGAGTCTCTGACACCCACAAAGCCCCTGGCACCCGTAGAGTCTCTGATGCCTACAAAGCCCCTGACAACCACAAAGCCCCTGACACCCGTAGAGTCTCTGACGGCGACAATGCCCCTGACACTCGTAGAGTCTCTGACGCCTACAAAGCCCCTGACACCTGTAGAGTCTCTGATGCCCACAAAGCCCCTGACACCCGTAGAGTCTCTGACGCCCACAAAGCCTCTGACACCTGTAGAGTCTCTGATGCCCACAATGCCCCTGACACCTGTAGAGTCTCTGACACCCACAAAGCCTCTGACACCTGTAGAGTCTCTGATGCCCACAAAGCCCCTGACACCCGTAGAGTCTCTGACGCCCACAAAGCTTCTGACACCTGTAGAGTCTCTGATGCCCACAAAGCCCCTGACACCTGTAGAGTCTCTGATGCCTACAAAGCCCCTGACACCTGTAGAGTCTCTGATGCCTACAAAGCCCCTGACACCTGTAGAGTCTCTGATGCCCATAAAGCATCTGACACCCGTAGAGTCTCTGACACCCACAAAGCCTCTGACACCCGTAGAGTCTCTGATGCCCACAAAGCCTCTGACACCCGTAGAGTCTCTGATGCCCACAAAGCCTCTGACACCCGTAGAGTTTCTGACACCCACAAAGCCCCTGACACCCGTAGAGTATCTGACGCCCACAAAGCCTCTGACACCCGTAGAGTCGCTGACACCCACAAAGCTCCTGACACCCGTAGAGTCTCTGAGACCTACAAAGACCCTGACACCCGTAGAGTCTCTGACGCCCACAAAGCCCCTGATACCCGTAGAGTCTCTGACGCCCACAAAGCCCCTGACAACCACAAAGCCCCTGACACCCGTAGAGTCTCTGACACCTACAAAGCCCCTGACACCCATAGAGTCTCTGACGCCTACAAAGCCCCTGACAACCACAAAGCCCCTGACACCCGTAGAGTCTCTGACACCTACAAAGCCCCTGACACCCGTACAGTCTCTGACGCCTACAAAGCCCCTGACACCCGTAGAGTCTCTGACGCCTACAAAGCCCCTGACACCCGTAGAGTCTCTGACGCCTACAAAGCCCCTGACACCCGTAGAGTCTCTGATGCCCACAAAGCCTCTGACACCCATAGAGTCTCTGACACCTACAAAGCCCCTGACAACCGTAGAGTCTCTGATGCCCACAAAGCCTCTGACACCCGTAGAGTCTCTGACACCCACAAAGCCCCTGACACCCGTAGAGTCTCTGACGCCTACAAAGCCCCTGACACCTGTAGAGTCTCTGACGCCTACAAAGCCCCTGACACCCGTAGAGTCTCTGACACCTACAAAGCCCCTGACACCCGTAGAGTCTCTGACGCCTACAAAGCCCCTGACACCTGTAGAGTATCTGACGCCTACAAAGCCCCTGACACCCGTAGAGTCTCTGACACCCACAAAGCCCCTGACACCTGTAGAGTCTCTGACGCCTACAAAGCCCTTGACAACCTTAGAGCCCCTGACACCCACAGAgccagaggtagagacagagagagtcggCTTTATCCCTcctgggactgactga
- the LOC129840279 gene encoding tyrosine-protein phosphatase non-receptor type 4-like isoform X4, with translation MTSRSRLPAGSNDNVRASELAQDRQHTEVVCNVLLLDNTVQAFKVNKHDQGQVLLDVVFKHLELTERDYFGLQLADDSSDSQRWLDPIKPIRKQLKSRSPHNLNFRVKFFVTDPNKLQEEYTRYQYFLQIKQDILSGRLPCPYITATLLASYAVQSELGDYSQDENLPGYLSGYSFIPNAPHDFEKEIAKQHQQHKGLPPAQSEFNYLNTARTLELYGVELHYARDQSNTEILIGVMSTGIVVYKNRVRINCFPWLQIVKISFKCRQFFIQLRRELNESREALLAFNMVNYRACKNLWKACVEHHTFFRLDRPLPPQKNFFAHVFQLGSKYRYCGRTEVQSVQYGKEKGIKDRVFARSPSKPLVRRLMDGGMDWESVSRNSRASLSDDRLETQSLPTRSPPGTPNQNSKFAQERLRPSSVGHLLDHVNYHDHASPCQTFTNHKSASSTQANSISLDSTPSPDSTIDGQPPALPPKQTRRPLSSQSQSHSQQELDNHINELYDTPLSEDKTMPNGVLPHDNLVFIKMCPDEQGRFGFNVKGGLDQKMPVIVSRVAPGTAADLCVPRLNEGDQVVLINGQDISEHTHDQVVMFIKASCEESDSGELNLLVRPNAMYDLVEEEKLEDGDTESNYQYSPERAPQDQPQDQPDHHPSCWRDSILQLKEGLSTGAVQQQFDQLYRKRPGLTMSCAKLPQNISKNRYRDISPYDATRVILKGKDGDYINANYINMVIPAPSAVNRYIACQGPLPATCSDFWRMTWEQGSGMVVMLTTQVERGRVKCHQYWPNPGAIATHGDFQVSCVTEEEQSAFLVREITLTHLESEESRSLTQIQYMAWPDHGVPDDYTDFLDFVSLVRRKRGGKEEPVIVHCSAGIGRTGVLITMETAMCLIECNQPVYPLDIVRAMRDQRAMMIQTPSQYRFVCEAILKVYEEELVQPLTPTKPLTPVESLPPTKPLTPIESLMPTKPLTPVESLTPTKPLTTTKPLTPIESLTPTKPLTPIESLMPTKPLTPIESLTPTKPLTPVESLTPTKPLAPVESLMPTKPLTTTKPLTPVESLTATMPLTLVESLTPTKPLTPVESLMPTKPLTPVESLTPTKPLTPVESLMPTMPLTPVESLTPTKPLTPVESLMPTKPLTPVESLTPTKLLTPVESLMPTKPLTPVESLMPTKPLTPVESLMPTKPLTPVESLMPIKHLTPVESLTPTKPLTPVESLMPTKPLTPVESLMPTKPLTPVEFLTPTKPLTPVEYLTPTKPLTPVESLTPTKLLTPVESLRPTKTLTPVESLTPTKPLIPVESLTPTKPLTTTKPLTPVESLTPTKPLTPIESLTPTKPLTTTKPLTPVESLTPTKPLTPVQSLTPTKPLTPVESLTPTKPLTPVESLTPTKPLTPVESLMPTKPLTPIESLTPTKPLTTVESLMPTKPLTPVESLTPTKPLTPVESLTPTKPLTPVESLTPTKPLTPVESLTPTKPLTPVESLTPTKPLTPVEYLTPTKPLTPVESLTPTKPLTPVESLTPTKPLTTLEPLTPTEPEVETERVGFIPPGTD, from the exons AAGCACGATCAAGGACAGGTCCTGCTGGATGTAGTGTTCAAACACCTGGAGCTGACGGAGAGAGACTACTTCGGCCTACAGTTGGCCGACGACTCCTCAGACAGTCAG AGGTGGCTGGATCCAATCAAACCGATTAGAAAGCAATTAAAAA GTCGGTCTCCACACAACTTGAATTTTAGGGTTAAATTCTTTGTAACCGACCCCAATAAACTTCAGGAGGAGTATACAAG GTACCAGTACTTTTTGCAGATTAAACAGGACATACTTAGTGGAAG GCTGCCGTGTCCATACATCACAGCCACTCTTCTTGCTTCATACGCTGTTCAGT ctGAGCTAGGGGACTACAGTCAGGACGAGAACTTGCCCGGCTACCTCTCCGGATACTCTTTCATCCCCAACGCACCACATGACTTTGAGAAAGAGATTGCCAAACAGCATCAGCAACACAA GGGACTGCCTCCTGCCCAGTCAGAGTTCAATTATCTAAACACAGCACGGACGCTAGAGCTCTATGGAGTCGAATTGCACTATGCGAGG GATCAAAGCAACACTGAGATTTTAATCGGAGTGATGTCAACTGGGATTGTCGTCTATAAGAACAGGGTACGAATCAACTGCTTTCCATG GCTACAGATTGTAAAGATCTCGTTTAAATGTCGACAGTTTTTTATTCAACTCAGAAGAGAATTG aaTGAGAGCCGTGAGGCGCTCTTAGCCTTTAACATGGTGAACTACCGAGCCTGTAAGAACCTATGGAAGGCCTGTGTAGAGCACCACACCTTCTTCAGACTGGACCGACCCTTACCACCACAGAAGAACTTCTTTGCACATGTCTTCCAACTGGGCTCCAAGTACCGCTACTG TGGTAGGACAGAGGTGCAGTCTGTCCAGTACGGCAAGGAGAAGGGCATCAAGGACAGGGTGTTCGCCAG GTCTCCCAGTAAGCCATTGGTGCGGCGgctgatggatggagggatggactgGGAGTCAGTCAGCCGGAACTCCAGGGCCTCTCTGTCTGACGACCGCCTGGAGACCCAGAGCCTGCCCACACGCTCCCCACCAGGCACCCCCAACCA GAACTCCAAGTTTGCACAAGAGCGCCTGCGGCCGTCCTCCGTGGGACACCTGCTGGACCATGTGAACTACCACGACCATGCCTCGCCCTGCCAAACGTTTACCAATCACAAGTCAGCCTCCTCAACCCAGGCCAACTCCATCAGCCTAGATTCTACCCC GTCGCCAGACTCGACCATCGACGGCCAGCCGCCCGCTCTGCCCCCTAAGCAGACTAGGAGGCCTCTGTCCAGCCAGTCCCAGTCCCACTCTCAGCAGGAGTTGGACAACCACATCAATGAGCTGTATGACACGCCTCTGTCAGAAGACAAGACTATG CCCAATGGAGTGCTTCCTCATGACAATCTGGTGTTCATTAAAATGTGCCCCGACGAACAAGGACGATTTGGATTCAATGTGAAGGGTGGGCTGGACCAGAAGATGCCTGTGATCGTGTCCCGAGTGGCCCCGGGAACAGCG GCTGACCTGTGTGTTCCCCGGCTGAACGAGGGAGACCAGGTGGTTCTGATTAACGGTCAGGACATCTCAGAGCACACCCACGACCAGGTGGTCATGTTCATCAAGGCCAGCTGTGAGGAGAGCGACTCAGGAGAGCTGAACCTGCTGGTCAGACCCAACg ccaTGTATGacctggtggaggaggagaagctgGAGGATGGGGATACGGAGTCTAACTACCAGTACTCCCCAGAGAGGGctccccaggaccagccccaggaccagccagaccACCACCCATCCTGCTGGAGAGACTCCATACTACAGCTGAAAGAAGGCTTGAGCACTGGGGCCGTACAGCAACAGTTTGAT CAACTCTACCGGAAAAGGCCCGGATTGACAATGTCATGTGCCAAATTACCTCAGAACATTTCCAAAAATCGATATCGAGACATTTCACCGT ATGATGCAACCAGGGTTATTCTGAAGGGCAAGGATGGGGACTATATCAATGCAAATTACATCAAT ATGGTGATCCCAGCGCCCAGTGCTGTAAACCGTTACATCGCGTGCCAGGGCCCGCTGCCCGCCACCTGCTCTGACTTCTGGAGGATGACTTGGGAACAGGGCTCCGGCATGGTGGTCATGCTCACCacgcaggtggagagaggacgg GTGAAGTGTCATCAGTATTGGCCCAACCCTGGTGCCATCGCTACCCATGGGGACTTCCAGGTGTCCTGTGTGACAGAAGAAGAGCAATCAGCATTCCTGGTCAGAGAGATAACTCTCACACACCTGGAG AGTGAGGAGAGCAGGTCGCTGACTCAGATCCAGTACATGGCCTGGCCTGACCACGGTGTTCCAGACGACTACACTGACTTCCTGGACTTTGTCAGTCTGGTCCGCAGAAAGAGGGGGGGCAAGGAGGAGCCAGTGATCGTACACTGCAG CGCTGGGATTGGTCGGACGGGGGTGCTCATCACCATGGAAACAGCCATGTGTTTGATTGAGTGCAATCAGCCCGTGTATCCGCTGGATATCGTGAGGGCAATGAGAGACCAGAGGGCCATGATGATCCAGACTCCG AGCCAGTACAGGTTTGTCTGTGAGGCGATACTCAAGGTGTACGAGGAGGAGCTGGTCCAACCGCTGACGCCCACAAAGCCCCTGACACCCGTAGAGTCTCTGCCGCCCACAAAGCCCCTGACACCCATAGAGTCTCTGATGCCTACAAAGCCCCTGACACCTGTAGAGTCTCTGACGCCCACAAAACCCCTGACAACCACAAAGCCCCTGACACCCATAGAGTCTCTGACACCCACAAAGCCCCTGACACCCATAGAGTCTCTGATGCCTACAAAGCCCCTGACACCCATAGAGTCTCTGACGCCCACAAAGCCCCTCACACCCGTAGAGTCTCTGACACCCACAAAGCCCCTGGCACCCGTAGAGTCTCTGATGCCTACAAAGCCCCTGACAACCACAAAGCCCCTGACACCCGTAGAGTCTCTGACGGCGACAATGCCCCTGACACTCGTAGAGTCTCTGACGCCTACAAAGCCCCTGACACCTGTAGAGTCTCTGATGCCCACAAAGCCCCTGACACCCGTAGAGTCTCTGACGCCCACAAAGCCTCTGACACCTGTAGAGTCTCTGATGCCCACAATGCCCCTGACACCTGTAGAGTCTCTGACACCCACAAAGCCTCTGACACCTGTAGAGTCTCTGATGCCCACAAAGCCCCTGACACCCGTAGAGTCTCTGACGCCCACAAAGCTTCTGACACCTGTAGAGTCTCTGATGCCCACAAAGCCCCTGACACCTGTAGAGTCTCTGATGCCTACAAAGCCCCTGACACCTGTAGAGTCTCTGATGCCTACAAAGCCCCTGACACCTGTAGAGTCTCTGATGCCCATAAAGCATCTGACACCCGTAGAGTCTCTGACACCCACAAAGCCTCTGACACCCGTAGAGTCTCTGATGCCCACAAAGCCTCTGACACCCGTAGAGTCTCTGATGCCCACAAAGCCTCTGACACCCGTAGAGTTTCTGACACCCACAAAGCCCCTGACACCCGTAGAGTATCTGACGCCCACAAAGCCTCTGACACCCGTAGAGTCGCTGACACCCACAAAGCTCCTGACACCCGTAGAGTCTCTGAGACCTACAAAGACCCTGACACCCGTAGAGTCTCTGACGCCCACAAAGCCCCTGATACCCGTAGAGTCTCTGACGCCCACAAAGCCCCTGACAACCACAAAGCCCCTGACACCCGTAGAGTCTCTGACACCTACAAAGCCCCTGACACCCATAGAGTCTCTGACGCCTACAAAGCCCCTGACAACCACAAAGCCCCTGACACCCGTAGAGTCTCTGACACCTACAAAGCCCCTGACACCCGTACAGTCTCTGACGCCTACAAAGCCCCTGACACCCGTAGAGTCTCTGACGCCTACAAAGCCCCTGACACCCGTAGAGTCTCTGACGCCTACAAAGCCCCTGACACCCGTAGAGTCTCTGATGCCCACAAAGCCTCTGACACCCATAGAGTCTCTGACACCTACAAAGCCCCTGACAACCGTAGAGTCTCTGATGCCCACAAAGCCTCTGACACCCGTAGAGTCTCTGACACCCACAAAGCCCCTGACACCCGTAGAGTCTCTGACGCCTACAAAGCCCCTGACACCTGTAGAGTCTCTGACGCCTACAAAGCCCCTGACACCCGTAGAGTCTCTGACACCTACAAAGCCCCTGACACCCGTAGAGTCTCTGACGCCTACAAAGCCCCTGACACCTGTAGAGTATCTGACGCCTACAAAGCCCCTGACACCCGTAGAGTCTCTGACACCCACAAAGCCCCTGACACCTGTAGAGTCTCTGACGCCTACAAAGCCCTTGACAACCTTAGAGCCCCTGACACCCACAGAgccagaggtagagacagagagagtcggCTTTATCCCTcctgggactgactga